Proteins encoded in a region of the Labrus mixtus chromosome 19, fLabMix1.1, whole genome shotgun sequence genome:
- the psme2 gene encoding proteasome activator complex subunit 2: MPKTSSLKISSSAAGKVEKFRQSLYQEAENLFSSYIPQKVILMDALLRDDAFSITDMTSLQAPLDIPIPDPPSQDDEEMETDTNEDDDKKKKKAPKCGFIKGNEKILSLLERVKPEIVALRETIIVVSSWINHLIPKIEDGNDFGVAIQEKILERITAVRTKVDGFQTNINKYFTERGDAVAKASKETHVMDYRSLVHEKDKDIFCEIRVIVMDIRGFYAELYDIINKNLDKVTNPKGEEKPSMY, translated from the exons ATGCCGAAGACGTCAAGCCTGAAAATAAGCAGCTCGGCTGCGGGTAAG gTGGAAAAGTTCCGCCAGTCGTTGTATCAAGAG GCAGAGAATCTGTTCTCCAGCTACATCCCCCAGAAGGTCATACTGATGGATGCTCTGCTACGG GATGACGCGTTCAGTATCACAGACATGACTTCTCTCCAGGCTCCCCTGGACATCCCCATACCGGACCCTCCCTCTCAGGACGACGAG GAAATGGAGACGGATACGAATGAAGACGatgacaagaaaaagaagaaag CTCCAAAATGTGGCTTCATTAAAGGGAATGAGAAGATTCTGTCACTTCTGGAGCGGGTGAAACCAGAGATTGTTGCTCTAAGAGAGACCATCATTGTT GTCTCAAGCTGGATTAATCACCTCATTCCCAAAATAGAAGACGGGAATGACTTCGGGGTGGCCATCCAG GAGAAAATCCTGGAGAGAATCACAGCTGTGAGGACCAAAGTTGACGGTTTTCAGACGAACATCAACAA GTACTTTACAGAGAGGGGAGATGCTGTGGCAAAAGCTTCCAAAGAGACTCATGTG ATGGACTACCGCTCGCTCGTCCATGAGAAGGACAAGGACATCTTCTGTGAGATCAGAGTGATCGTTATGGACATTCGTGGCTTCTAC GCCGAGCTTTACGACATCATCAACAAGAATCTCGACAAGGTGACCAATcccaaaggagaggagaagccCTCCATGTACTGA
- the chmp4c gene encoding charged multivesicular body protein 4c, whose protein sequence is MSKISKLFKGSSSSSSSSSSKSKHHRSRGGGGPSPQEAIHKLRETEEMLTKKQDYLEKRIEEEITIAKKNGTKNKRAALQALKRKKRLEQQLTQIDGTLSTIEFQREALENSHTNTEVLKNMGYAAKAMKKVHENLDVDKIDDLMQDITEQQDVAQEISNAISGPFGETFDEDELMAELEELEQQELEDNMKSMGGLPSVPSIKLPSARPSQRATTKKRVEDEDDMRMLASWAT, encoded by the exons ATGAGCAAAATTTCAAAATTATTCAAGGGGAGCTCCAGCTCGAGTTCTTCCAGCTCGTCGAAGTCCAAACACCACCGCtcaaggggaggaggaggaccttCGCCCCAAGAGGCCATCCACAAACTCCGAGAGACGGAGGAAATGCTGACGAAGAAACAGGACTACCTGGAGAAGAGGATCGAGGAAGAAATCACGATCGCGAAGAAAAATGGAACCAAAAACAAGCGAG CTGCCCTGCAGGCCCTGAAGAGGAAGAAGCGTCTGGAGCAGCAGCTCACGCAGATCGATGGCACGCTCTCCACCATTGAGTTTCAGAGGGAAGCGTTGGAGAACTCGCACACCAACACCGAGGTCCTGAAGAACATGGGCTATGCTGCCAAGGCCATGAAGAAGGTCCATGAAAACCT GGACGTTGACAAGATCGATGACCTGATGCAGGACATCACCGAGCAACAGGACGTGGCACAGGAGATCAGCAACGCCATCTCGGGACCTTTCGGGGAGACATTTGATGAG gacGAGCTGATGGccgagctggaggagctggagcaaCAGGAACTTGAAGACAACATGAAGAGTATGGGCGGGTTACCCAGCGTGCCGAGCATCAAACTACCCTCAGCGCGACCCAGTCAACGTGCGA caaccAAGAAGAGGGTTGAAGATGAAGACGACATGCGTATGCTGGCATCGTGGGCAACTTAA
- the zfand1 gene encoding AN1-type zinc finger protein 1, with the protein MAELQIGKHCQIDSCNQTDFLPFVCDLCSGVYCLEHRSRDAHSCSQEPAKREPRTEGGTKSYPCSFQDCKGKELLPVICPHCEKHFCLAHRHQDDHKCEKLEVQKPRMAATKELVQKIVESKDGSKKKGRKGAKNSATAAKVALMKLKLHAAGDKGLPQTERTYFQVYLPKESTDSSRPMFFCSKWSVGKVVDYAASLANLKNNNNVLTAKKLRLCHPQTGEAIRMDDTLLLLLAHPDAPLYNGGNVILEYLDNDSTGLEDVSDYIAQT; encoded by the exons ATGGCAGAATTACAGATTGGGAAACATTGTCAGATCGACTCCTGCAACCAGACAG atTTCCTCCCATTTGTTTGTGATCTCTGCAGCGGCGTTTACTG CCTTGAGCACAGAAGCAGAGATGCTCATTCGTGTTCACAG gagcCAGCGAAAAGGGAACCCAGGACTGAGGGCGGCACAAAAAGTTATCCCTGCTCATTCCAAGACTGCAAGGGGAAAGAATTGTTGCCAGTTATATGTCCGCACTGcgaaaaacatttctgtttagc CCATCGTCACCAAGATGATCACAAGTGTGAGAAGTTAGAGGTCCAAAAGCCTCGAATGGCAGCCACAAAGGAGCTGGTGCAAAAGATTGTGG AGTCTAAGGATggatccaaaaaaaaaggacgcaAGGGAGCAAAGAACAGCGCAACTGCAGCTAAGGTCGCCCTGATGAAACTAAAGCTGCATGCTGCAGGAGACAAGGGACTGCCACAG ACAGAAAGAACCTATTTCCAGGTGTATCTTCCTAAAGAATCCACAGACTCCAGCCGACCCATGTTCTTCTGTTCCAAATGGAGCGTGGGCAAAGTGGTGGATTATGCAGCTTCACTCGCTAACcttaagaacaacaataacgTCCTCACGGCTAAG AAGCTGCGGTTGTGTCACCCTCAGACGGGTGAAGCTATCCGGATGGATGACACCCTACTCTTGCTGCTGGCTCACCCAGACGCTCCCCTGTACAACGGGGGAAACGTGATCCTTGAGTACCTGGACAATGATAGCACAGGCCTGGAGGATGTTTCTGACTATATCGCACAGACCTGA
- the maf1b gene encoding MAF1 homolog, negative regulator of RNA polymerase III b: MKLLENSSFEAISSRLCVETGESRILGRIESYSCKMAGDDKHMFKQFCQEGEPHVLEALSPPQSTSATSPSQLGKSIEDAENPLSDKCCRKTLFYLITTLNESFRPDYDFSAARAHEFSREPSANWVANAVNGSLFSAVGEEFNSLGPELWNAMDQEINLQGCDIYSYNPDLDSDPFGEEGSLWSFNYFFYNKKLKRIVFFTCRSVSVLSGYGRDCLDNELDMELDSEEEMDGFAEDRFPRALCV, translated from the exons ATGAAACTGTTGGAAAACTCCAGTTTTGAAGCCATCAGCTCCCGGCTGTGCGTTGAAACAGGAGAGTCTCGTATCCTTGGCAG GATTGAGAGCTACTCCTGCAAGATGGCAGGGGACGACAAACATATGTTCAAGCAGTTCTGCCAGGAGGGGGAGCCGCACGTCCTGGAGGCCCTCTCCCCCCCTCAGTCCACCAGCGCCACCAGCCCTTCACA GCTGGGGAAGAGCATCGAGGATGCAGAGAACCCTCTGAGCGACAAGTGTTGCAGGAAGACTCTTTTCTACCTCATCACCACGCTCAACGAGTCCTTCAGACCCGACTATGACTTCAGCGCGGCGCGGGCCCACGAGTTCAGCCGAGAGCCCAGCGCCAACTGG gtggCTAACGCAGTGAACGGCAGCTTGTTCTCAGCCGTGGGAGAGGAGTTCAACTCGCTCGGGCCAGAGCTGTGGAACGCCATGGACCAGGAGATCAACCTGCAGGGCTGTGACATTTACAG CTACAACCCTGATCTGGACTCGGACCCTTTTGGTGAAGAGGGGAGCCTCTGGTCCTTCAACTACTTCTTCTACAACAAAAAACTCAAGAGGATTGTATTCTTCACATGTCGCTCAGTCag CGTCTTAAGTGGCTACGGCCGTGATTGTCTCGACAATGAGCTGGACATGGAGCTGGACAGCGAGGAGGAAATGGACGGCTTCGCTGAGGATAG gTTCCCCAGAGCTCTGTGCGTGTGA